In Geminocystis sp. NIES-3708, a single window of DNA contains:
- the aroF gene encoding 3-deoxy-7-phosphoheptulonate synthase: protein MIVVMKVGTPEAEINRVGDELTTWGLVPEKIVGQSKVVIGLVGETASLNAEQIQEISPWIETVLRVEKPFKRVSLDYRHGQPSDVVVPTPNGDVIFGLNNPIVIVAGPCSVENEEMIVETAIRVKAAGAKFLRGGAYKPRTSPYDFQGHGESALELLAAARDASGLGIVTEVMDTADLDRIAEVADIIQVGARNMQNFSLLKKVGAQSKPVLLKRGMSATISEWLMAAEYILAAGNTNVILCERGIRTFDREFARNVLDLSVIPVLRSLTHLPIMIDPSHGTGKAEYVPSMAMAAIAGGTDSLMIEVHPNPAKALSDGPQSLTPDAFDRLIPELAVIGKAVQRWEIPVPVLA from the coding sequence ATGATCGTAGTAATGAAAGTGGGAACTCCCGAAGCCGAAATTAATCGTGTAGGTGATGAGTTAACCACATGGGGTTTAGTACCAGAAAAAATTGTCGGGCAAAGTAAAGTCGTTATCGGTTTAGTAGGAGAAACTGCGTCTCTTAATGCTGAACAAATTCAAGAAATTAGTCCTTGGATTGAAACCGTTTTAAGAGTTGAAAAACCTTTTAAGCGAGTTAGCTTAGATTATCGTCACGGACAACCCAGTGATGTTGTTGTACCTACTCCTAACGGTGACGTTATTTTTGGCTTAAATAATCCTATCGTCATCGTAGCAGGACCTTGCTCAGTGGAAAACGAGGAAATGATCGTTGAAACCGCCATCAGAGTTAAAGCCGCCGGTGCAAAATTTTTAAGAGGTGGTGCTTATAAGCCTCGTACTTCCCCCTATGATTTTCAAGGTCATGGAGAAAGTGCTTTAGAACTATTAGCCGCCGCTAGAGATGCTTCTGGTTTAGGTATTGTCACAGAAGTTATGGATACTGCCGATTTAGATAGGATTGCGGAAGTGGCAGATATTATTCAAGTTGGTGCAAGAAATATGCAAAACTTCTCTCTCCTGAAAAAAGTAGGTGCTCAATCAAAACCTGTTTTACTTAAAAGAGGGATGTCCGCAACTATTTCTGAATGGTTAATGGCGGCAGAATATATTCTTGCAGCAGGGAATACTAATGTCATTCTTTGCGAAAGAGGAATTCGTACCTTTGATCGGGAATTTGCCCGTAATGTTCTTGATTTATCAGTTATTCCTGTATTGCGTTCTTTGACTCATTTACCAATTATGATTGATCCTAGTCATGGTACTGGTAAAGCTGAATATGTACCTAGTATGGCTATGGCGGCTATTGCTGGTGGTACTGACTCTTTAATGATAGAAGTACACCCCAATCCTGCTAAAGCGTTATCTGATGGTCCACAATCTTTAACTCCTGATGCTTTCGATCGTTTAATCCCAGAATTAGCAGTAATCGGTAAAGCAGTTCAACGTTGGGAAATCCCTGTACCTGTATTAGCTTAA
- the rpsO gene encoding 30S ribosomal protein S15, with translation MSLTLEKKQEIIGEYQVHETDTGSSALQVALLTARITQLTEHLKVNKKDHSSRRGLLKIIGQRKSLLTYIKKKNVQKYQDLIKKLGIRG, from the coding sequence ATGAGCTTAACCTTAGAAAAAAAACAAGAGATTATCGGTGAATATCAAGTACATGAAACTGATACAGGATCATCTGCTTTACAAGTAGCATTGCTTACTGCTAGAATTACTCAATTAACCGAACACCTCAAAGTCAATAAAAAAGATCATTCTTCTCGTCGTGGACTTTTAAAAATAATTGGTCAACGTAAGAGCTTATTAACTTACATTAAAAAGAAAAATGTTCAAAAATATCAAGATTTAATCAAAAAATTAGGTATTCGTGGTTAA
- a CDS encoding DUF4332 domain-containing protein — translation MKIIDIENLHGISPMDVKSLKSLGINTNLELLKFTVNSQKQQELALKIGVNHKNILKWIVLADLSRLESVGSEYCGLILHSGILSTAQLSQITASQLHRQVLRLQVATLRRKDLCPSLSLVQTWIKEAKIMS, via the coding sequence TTGAAAATAATTGACATAGAAAATTTGCACGGTATAAGTCCTATGGATGTTAAGAGTCTTAAGTCTTTAGGTATAAATACTAATTTAGAATTATTAAAATTCACAGTCAATAGTCAAAAACAACAAGAATTAGCCTTAAAAATCGGGGTGAATCATAAGAATATTCTTAAGTGGATTGTTTTGGCGGATTTATCTCGTTTAGAAAGCGTAGGAAGCGAATATTGTGGCTTAATTTTACATTCGGGTATTCTTTCTACTGCTCAACTAAGTCAGATTACGGCTTCCCAATTACATAGACAAGTCTTAAGACTACAAGTTGCTACTTTACGAAGAAAAGATTTATGTCCGTCTCTTTCTCTTGTGCAAACTTGGATTAAAGAAGCAAAGATAATGAGTTAG
- a CDS encoding PAM68 family protein: MPSSSNRDSLPFEPKKNKKVTQKTTNNSLEKATNSSSKDSQRKKQNSSLQEIPEVISTRMLKRMAVFSGIPTGLGVFSFFAFYVVVTQKWLKVPNTAVLLITMGLFGLGVLGLSYGVLSTSWDEEREGTWWGWSDFTINFRRLTSAWRNARQESINNK; the protein is encoded by the coding sequence ATGCCATCTTCATCAAATCGAGATTCCTTACCTTTTGAACCCAAAAAAAATAAAAAAGTCACTCAAAAAACTACTAATAATTCATTAGAAAAAGCAACAAATTCTTCTAGTAAAGATTCTCAAAGGAAAAAACAAAATTCTTCTTTGCAGGAAATTCCTGAAGTAATCAGCACTAGAATGCTCAAGAGAATGGCTGTTTTTAGTGGAATTCCTACTGGATTAGGTGTTTTTTCGTTTTTTGCTTTTTATGTTGTCGTTACTCAAAAATGGTTAAAAGTGCCAAATACAGCCGTTTTGCTCATAACTATGGGTTTATTTGGGTTAGGTGTGTTAGGTTTAAGTTATGGCGTTCTTTCCACATCATGGGATGAAGAAAGAGAAGGTACTTGGTGGGGTTGGTCAGATTTTACCATCAATTTTCGCAGATTAACCTCTGCATGGAGAAACGCACGACAAGAATCTATTAATAATAAATAA